A stretch of Labrus mixtus chromosome 7, fLabMix1.1, whole genome shotgun sequence DNA encodes these proteins:
- the trpc4apa gene encoding transient receptor potential cation channel, subfamily C, member 4 associated protein a has translation MATLLGSDSPCIGGKRRNGNSNIISKFTASKITGQGFSRGTELPVGLLQERDKRAKWHGIPPLLQKLYESSHPNSDLSHAHSFLKVLSSQLSMEAMSFVTEDRKTAQESTFPNTHTFDLFGGVDLLVEILMRPTLTMQKKKPKMNDDLVKDCLSVLYNCCICTEGVTKSLAARDDFVLFLFTLMTNKKTFLQTATLIEDILGVKKEMIQLDGIPNLSGLVQSFDQQQLANFCRILSVTISEPDVGNDDKHTLLAKNAQQKRNASPSRAEVNQVTLLNIPGFIERLCKLATRKVSEATGANFLQELEDWYTWLDNALVLDALMQMATEEPEQSSTESSDESSLATSPLRHRLPQSMKIVHEIMYKVEVLYVLCVLLMGRQRNQVHKMLAEFRLIPGLNNLFDKLIWRKYTASNHVVHGQNENCDCSPEISFKIQFLRLLQSFSDHHENKYLLLNSQELNELSAISMKANIPEVEALVNTDRTLVCDGKKGLLTRILTVMKREPPDSSFRFWQARAVESFLRGATSYADQMFLLKRGLLEHILFCIIDSGCTSRDVLQSYFDLLGELMKFNIDAFKRFNKYVNTPEKFQTFLTQINSSLVDSNMLVRCIVLSLDRFESQTEDVKVVEVLSECCLLSYMARVENRLSFLFRLINIINVQTLTQENVSCLNTSLVILMLARRKAKLPFYLNALREKEYADKYPGCLLNNFHNLLRFWQRHYLNKDKDSTCLENSSCIPFSYWKETVSVLLGIDRTSLCAISSYIDEPFMDLDRDLLED, from the exons ATGGCGACGCTTTTGGGGTCCGATTCCCCTTGTATTGGAGGAAAACGAAGAAATGGCAACAGCAATATCATTTCAAAGTTTACGGCTAGTAAAATTACCGGCCAGGGGTTTAGTCGAGGAACAGAG CTCCCAGTAGGTCTACTTCAGGAGAGAGATAAACGGGCGAAGTGGCATGGCATCCCTCCTCTGCTGCAGAAGCTCTATGAGAGCAGCCATCCAAACAGTGACCTCTCCCATGCCCACAGCTTTCTTAAG GTATTATCATCCCAGCTCTCCATGGAGGCCATGTCTTTTGTCACAGAGGACAGGAAGACTGCTCAGGAATCCACCTTTCCCAACACACATACCTTTGACCTCTTCGGTGGAGTCGAT CTGCTTGTGGAGATCTTAATGAGACCCACATTAActatgcagaagaagaaacccAAAA tgaATGATGACTTGGTCAAAGACTGCCTTAGTGTTCTCTACAACTGTTGTATATGT ACCGAGGGCGTCACAAAGAGTCTAGCAGCAAGGGATGACTttgtcctgtttctcttcaccCTGATGACAAACAAGAAGACCTTCCTGCAGACAGCTACACTTATTGAAGATATTCTGGGAGTCAAAAAG GAAATGATTCAGTTGGATGGCATCCCCAATCTGTCAGGCCTGGTCCAAAGCTTTGACCAGCAACAACTAGCCAACTTTTGCCGCATCCTATCGGTTACCATCTCAGAACCTGATGTGGGAAACGATGACAAGCACACCCTGCTGGCTAAAAATGCCCAGCAGAAACGCAATGCTAGCCCCTCACGGGCAGAGGTCAACCAGG TAACCCTTCTGAACATCCCCGGCTTCATTGAGCGGCTGTGCAAGCTGGCCACTAGGAAAGTGTCCGAGGCCACAGGAGCTAActtcctgcaggagctggaggactGGTACACCTGGCTAGACAACGCTCTGGTCCTGGACGCCCTCATGCAGATGGCAACAGAGGAGCCTGAACAAAgcagtacag AGTCATCTGATGAGAGTTCCCTTGCCACCAGTCCTCTGAGACATCGACTGCCCCAGTCCATGAAGATTGTCCATGAGATCATGTATAAAGTGGAAGTGCTGTATGTGCTTTGTGTCCTTCTTATGGGGCGACAGAGAAACCAG GTCCACAAGATGCTTGCGGAGTTCCGTCTTATCCCCGGGCTGAATAACCTGTTCGACAAGCTTATCTGGAGGAAGTACACCGCTTCAAATCATGTGGTGCATGGCCAGAACGAGAACTGTGACTGTAGTCCA GAAATATCCTTTAAAATCCAGTTCCTTAGGCTACTTCAGAGTTTCAGCGATCATCATGA GAACAAATATCTCCTGCTGAATAGCCAGGAGCTGAATGAACTCAGTGCCATTTCTATGAAGGCCAACATCCCTGAGGTGGAAGCTTTggtaaacacagacagaactCTGGTGTGTGACGGGAAGAAGGGACTCCTCACACGCATCCTCACTGTCATGAAGAGGGAGCCACCAGACTCATCCTTCAG gTTCTGGCAGGCGAGGGCAGTGGAAAGTTTTCTTCGTGGAGCCACTTCCTATGCAGACCAAATGTTCCTTCTGAAGAGAGGACTACTAGAG CACATCCTATTCTGTATCATAGACAGTGGCTGCACATCTCGGGATGTCTTACAGAGCTACTTTGATCTGCTTGGAGAGCTGATGAAGTTCAACATTGATGCCTTCAAAAGATTTAACAAATATGTCAACACTCCAGAGAAG tTTCAGACTTTCCTGACACAGATCAACAGTTCTCTGGTGGACTCTAACATGCTGGTACGCTGCATTGTCCTATCATTGGACCGCTTTgagagtcagactgaagatgtTAAAG TGGTGGAGGTACTTTCTGAGTGCTGCCTGCTGTCATACATGGCCAGAGTTGAGAACAGGCTGTCCTTTCTCTTCCGACTGATCAACATCATCAACGTACAAACTCTGACACAG GAGAATGTGAGCTGTTTAAACACCAGTTTGGTGATCTTGATGTTGGCCAGAAGAAAGGCAAAATTGCCCTTCTACCTCAATGCCCTGCGGGAGAAGGAGTATGCTGACAAGTACCCAGGCTGCCTGCTCAACAACTTCCACAATCTACTGCGCTTCTGGCAGCGCCACTACCTCAACAAGGACAAAGACAGCACCTGTCTGGAGAAT AGCTCCTGTATCCCCTTCAGCTATTGGAAGGAGACGGTGTCCGTGCTGCTTGGCATAGACAGGACTTCTCTGTGTGCCATATCGAGCTACATTGATGAGCCCTTTATGGATCTGGACAGAGACCTGCTAGAAGATTGA